Within the Thalassotalea ponticola genome, the region TGAAGTAAGGTTGATTACGCGAAAAATAAACGGCAAAAGTCAAAGTGTACTCACGTCAATGATTGACCCTATGCGATATCCTTCAGCCGATATCGGCGATTTATATAGCCATAGATGGGAGATTGAACTTGGATATCGAGAGCAAAAACAATATATGCTTGGCAATAGGTTAACGCTGAGAAGCAGGTTGCCAGAGCTTGTAAAGCAAGAACTCTGGGGAATACTTCTGACTTACAACCTAATTCGATATCAGATGGTAAAAATGTGTCAAACGCTCAAAGGGAATTACCTTCCATACCAGTTGAGCTTCAACGGAAGTTTGGCGCATGTAATGCGGCTACTCGTCGGATTACCGTACTCTTCACCAGGAGCGATTCCACGCCAGCTTAAGCACTTCTACTCCATGGCTGATAGCCTAATACTGGAGCCACGGCGGGGGAGAACATTTCCAAGAACCGTGAAACCAAGACCAACACGGTACCCTAAAAATAAAGATGCCGCTCACCTTAAGTGAACGGCATTAGTCTCAATAGACCCTCTTTTATTTAAAGGACAATCAAATCAATCCCCTTCAACAAAATATGTGTTGCTGAAAAGGCGATATTATTTTGCTTGTCGGCGCAGTAACGCACTAGCGACGATCAGTAGTAACCAGTACATAGTACCACCTGACTCTGTCTCTTTATTTTTTAGCTTATCTTTGTCCTTATCCTTTTCGTACTCACAGCTACCGTCATCTTCGTTAGCATTGCTATCGTAGTTTGATGCCTCGCTATCCGTACAGCCTTTTTCAATGCCATCGGAGATCACCGTCAACATAAATGTTGTCGAAGCAAAGTCACTGGCATGCTCTATATCGCGAACCGTAACCGTAACCATGGTTTCACCATGCGTATCAGCATCAGGGATAAGGTTGAACGTATCACCATCGATTTCTGCACTGATATTCTCACCGGTTACTTCGATAGTGTTTGGCACTTTGTTACCGTCGACATAGAAGACTTCGATACCATCAATGCGACCATTCTCGTCAACCGTCATGTCCGCGAATTCAGCAATTTTCAGGTTGCTGGAAACCGATACATTATGACTTAAAGCCACGCTGTCCTGACCTTCAAGGTCGTAGTCAAAGTTAATCGTTAAGTCTTTGCCTGTCGCTTCTGGCTGAACCGCAACTTTGAATGACACTTCGATTTCACTTTGCTCCGGACCTACGTAGTCGAAACATACCACCAAGTCATCTTGTAAAACTTGGTCGAGGTTATCAAAACCAAGCACTTTCCACAGATAATCATTTTTAGGACCCACATTAACGGAGAATGGAGAATCGAAACCTTCAATCATGACCACACCTTTGGCCAGATCGGCACCGAGATTATCGTATGCGTAGATGATCTCATGCATGCCTGGATGATCGTCAATACCGCTGCGCAGAATCATTTCAAAGTCGAATTCATCACCGGTATTGCTGTCGGTCACGTTATCAAACTCAAGGAATAATAAATCTCCCAGATCTGGACGTTCCACAGCGTATTGCGATGCAATGGTTAAACCGCGAGGGTTGTCCGGATTGCGCAGGTAATCCATGGTAAAGCTACCGCGCCAGAAAGGTGCAAGTGACTCATACAGGAAGCCTGGACCACGATGCAGGCGCATCATCCAATACGCTTGGTTAAACTGCATGGCTCCTACCGCGTGCATACGCATAAAACCACCATTTTCCTGATTGTAAAGTTTGAAGCTCGCGTCGTGATTCCAGAACAGCCAGTCAATCGGTGCATCGACGTAATTTCTGTGATCGCCCACCATCCACTCGGCGTTTGGTTGCATGCGGTATTCACCATGCAGGTCGATATAACCACCGTCTGAATACTCATCAATCAGAGGTGTATGACACATCTCATCGGTGAGGTTAGTGGTCATGACATAGTCACGCATGACATCTCGAGTAGATAACTGCGTACCCGCTAACGTCAAGCCATTTTCATCAGCCTGAATAGCTGCTTTGATTTGCGGATTATTCGCTTTGACGGTTTCCGGTGCTAAGCGCATGCCTTCTGGTAGCGTAATGGCGAAGTTATAATTGCGATCATCTGATTCCAGGTTTGGCTTAACCTTCATGGTAACGTCGATAACGTCCATGGATTTTGCTCTATCCTGACTGACTTCCCAGCTCACTGCGTCACCAGTGTGAGTGAAATTCAATGCAGTAAAGCCGATAGTGCCTTCAGCACCTGCGGTATTGCCTAGGTCAAAACCACCATAGTACTTATCACCTTTCTTCGCACCCGGAATATCCCAACCGATAGTCAGCGGGTAATCACCATTTCCGTCATGCGATACTGGCGCCGTTATACTCAGCTGACCGTTGTCTGAATTGTTACCGATTAAGGCAACACCGGTATCGATGGTTGTGGACTCACCGGTTGAACCATTAATGGCCATGGTTGCTATCCAGTACGTACCTGGCGTTGGGTCAATCAGATTACAGTAATTGTTTTCTGCTTGTGAGCTCGATAAACAAACCACCTCGTCGCGGTACTCATCACGCATGTGAATACCTTCAGCAGCCTGTTCTTCGGTCGGAATAAAACTGCCATTAGCATTTTTGTCTATCCCTACGGCAATAAATGGATTAAAGCTCGCGTATCTTGGATTATCCTCCATAAATTGATTGCTATAATCGTGAGATTGCACTTCCACCATTAAGCGTTTGGTGCCTGCCGGCACTTCAATCGCTCTAATGTCCCAGCCTTTCTCAATATTGTTATTCGACAAGAATGGACTTACCGTGGTCAACTCTGCGCTATGAATTTCTGGCTTCACCAGACCATAGTATCTTGGCGTTAACTGGGAGTAATCATCGGTGTTAACGATAATGGTGTCCAAACCTTGCTCACGAGTGATATCGATATTGTGAGATACCGGTAACTGCGCCGCCACGTTGGCTGCAACAATAGGCATATGAACATCCGGCGCATTGCCATTATTTTCGCTTAACACAACTTTACCGTTAAAGAATGCGAAGTTGTTTAGCTCCACTTCCCAAGGCGCTCCTGGCTCACTCGGGTCGACTTTTTGCTCAATAATGCTAGGCAGTGATGCCTTAATGATAATGCTCTGGGTTTCGCCAGCTTTCAGTGTAAAGTTGGCAGGAGAAACGCTAATCTCTACGCCCTCTTCCTGACCGATACCGGTAACCGTCCAACTGCCATCTTTGGTGGCTTTTACGGTGCGCATCCAGGTACAAGTACCTTCACACTCCATTTCTACCATAGATGGAATGTTTAACCAGTTATCAAAGCCACCGTTACGTGGGTTAGCATTGATGTAGTTTTCAATCGTTTCATCCATGACAAGGCCTGTGTTGTTGGCGCGTTCTACATTAATAGAACCGGCACCGGCCATGAAGTTGTAATAAGGCTCGAGTAGTTGATAACCATTGTTTAACCACACATCACCAGCGGTCAGCATTAATGCCGATTGGATTTCCGCCGGTGTCCAGTCTGGGTGTAACTGGCTCAATAACGTCATTGCACCTGTTACATGTGGTGTTGCCATTGAGGTACCACTCATAAATGTCCAGTCGGACGCACGAGGATACATGGTAAATGGCTGGTCATCAGCGTTTGCCGCATAAATATCAACACCCGGTGCGACTAAGTCCGGAACAAGCGTGTTGTTGGTACGGCTTGGTCCCATGGAACTGAAAGTAGCCAGGTTATTGGCCTGGTTTTCATCCATGTAGTAATCGTTGGTTGCTACATTGATGGTTGCCCGAGCGGTACCCGACGTTGAGTTCTTGATCCAATTCTCAAGTTTATATTTATGGTTAGAAGCAACATTAATACCTGGAATTACAAAGTTGTCGGCAACAGTCGCCTGACCGTATTGAGTATTAATTAATACAATACCTCCAGCGCCCCCCGCGGCAACGTTTTTCGCTTTATCAACACGAGGGATATCGCCGCGTTCACAAACAACAATTTGATCTGACGTAAATGTGTCTGCCGGGAATGGCACGTTACACGAGTATGGCGAGTACGCATCGTTTTCGTCTGGGTCTGGGAAACTGGACGCTAATACAAATTCACCGGTAATTTCTTCGGTAAAGCCTTTACCTGTAATCGGCGAGCTTGGAATGCGCCATGCTGGTGCATCACCTTCAAAGCCTGAAATAGACGTTTTACCGGCATCGATAACCCGATCATGCTTAGTGGCGCCAACGGTCGTTACCCAAGGAGATGAGTGATCTGCAGACCAATAGTATGGGCCTGAATTACCTGCCGCAGCCGCTACGCTAATGCCCGCTTCACGAGCTGATAAAAATGCCAACTCCATTGGATCTTCCCAAGGAAAGTTTTCTGCACCACCGATTGAAAAGTTGATCGCATCGACACCATCGGCGATGGCATCTTCAAACGCTGATAGGATCGCAGATTCTGGACAACCAGCGTATGGATCGCCCGCGCCTCCTGGCCAACATACCTGATAGGAAATAATATGTGCGCGAGGCGCTACACCGGAAGTTTTTGGAAAGTTAAATGGTAAATCGACACCATCACTGGTTTCGGTACCGTCAACGGTTTGCAGCGGTACATTTTCTACCATATTACCGGCAGTGGTACTGGCGGTATGAGAGCCGTGACCATTGTAGTCTTCGCCGTTAGCTGGGCGAATCATCTTTGACTGCCACGAATACTGTTGGAATTCTGGTGCAGAATACACGTCGGTGA harbors:
- a CDS encoding S8 family serine peptidase: MINNKQLFKKSLIATVTAMYVGSSGVVVAEPGVKKVPGTSFYEPTFTAEDIAQVQKERQHFLSGDVFIGQPGVANKIINPRSPEQIFQAEEGVTGKRQYIVQLDDEPLATYDGSISGLAATAAPKNRSLMARGHVNVKSAAAIDYQNYLVSQQKQFVNQVRSKGATVKVEKRFTLANNAMLVEMTQQDALLMAQQPGVKRITPNRIFELRTDRGPEFIGADAAWTDTSAPNGVGAKGEGMVVGIIDTGINTDHVAFASDEEYTNSNPFGPGVFVGDCVEDPTLCNDKLIGVRSYSEITDVYSAPEFQQYSWQSKMIRPANGEDYNGHGSHTASTTAGNMVENVPLQTVDGTETSDGVDLPFNFPKTSGVAPRAHIISYQVCWPGGAGDPYAGCPESAILSAFEDAIADGVDAINFSIGGAENFPWEDPMELAFLSAREAGISVAAAAGNSGPYYWSADHSSPWVTTVGATKHDRVIDAGKTSISGFEGDAPAWRIPSSPITGKGFTEEITGEFVLASSFPDPDENDAYSPYSCNVPFPADTFTSDQIVVCERGDIPRVDKAKNVAAGGAGGIVLINTQYGQATVADNFVIPGINVASNHKYKLENWIKNSTSGTARATINVATNDYYMDENQANNLATFSSMGPSRTNNTLVPDLVAPGVDIYAANADDQPFTMYPRASDWTFMSGTSMATPHVTGAMTLLSQLHPDWTPAEIQSALMLTAGDVWLNNGYQLLEPYYNFMAGAGSINVERANNTGLVMDETIENYINANPRNGGFDNWLNIPSMVEMECEGTCTWMRTVKATKDGSWTVTGIGQEEGVEISVSPANFTLKAGETQSIIIKASLPSIIEQKVDPSEPGAPWEVELNNFAFFNGKVVLSENNGNAPDVHMPIVAANVAAQLPVSHNIDITREQGLDTIIVNTDDYSQLTPRYYGLVKPEIHSAELTTVSPFLSNNNIEKGWDIRAIEVPAGTKRLMVEVQSHDYSNQFMEDNPRYASFNPFIAVGIDKNANGSFIPTEEQAAEGIHMRDEYRDEVVCLSSSQAENNYCNLIDPTPGTYWIATMAINGSTGESTTIDTGVALIGNNSDNGQLSITAPVSHDGNGDYPLTIGWDIPGAKKGDKYYGGFDLGNTAGAEGTIGFTALNFTHTGDAVSWEVSQDRAKSMDVIDVTMKVKPNLESDDRNYNFAITLPEGMRLAPETVKANNPQIKAAIQADENGLTLAGTQLSTRDVMRDYVMTTNLTDEMCHTPLIDEYSDGGYIDLHGEYRMQPNAEWMVGDHRNYVDAPIDWLFWNHDASFKLYNQENGGFMRMHAVGAMQFNQAYWMMRLHRGPGFLYESLAPFWRGSFTMDYLRNPDNPRGLTIASQYAVERPDLGDLLFLEFDNVTDSNTGDEFDFEMILRSGIDDHPGMHEIIYAYDNLGADLAKGVVMIEGFDSPFSVNVGPKNDYLWKVLGFDNLDQVLQDDLVVCFDYVGPEQSEIEVSFKVAVQPEATGKDLTINFDYDLEGQDSVALSHNVSVSSNLKIAEFADMTVDENGRIDGIEVFYVDGNKVPNTIEVTGENISAEIDGDTFNLIPDADTHGETMVTVTVRDIEHASDFASTTFMLTVISDGIEKGCTDSEASNYDSNANEDDGSCEYEKDKDKDKLKNKETESGGTMYWLLLIVASALLRRQAK